One Bacteroidota bacterium DNA segment encodes these proteins:
- a CDS encoding M28 family peptidase, giving the protein MTLRYAPTCLPGTRRRVLHGLLLLASALPYCGVAQAGSGLGVAPLDVRAAVYKAAYQPQLVAPVLDSLRVLQQARGWIDTLASTAMAGRGYQHQGHRIAAHYLVQQFRLLGLLPLGPDSSYLQAFPLEVNVLGPAELKLGRRVLTYGEDFISNGYSGPGQGRARLLDLGTGHPAMVPARALAGRVWLIRQGWPDTASSPEPDPQSKVLALVRSYGQLPAAVLLEEKKLTAAYGQQQLPFPAYQVAAGRLHGLGRAWVAYGQQAELRTETAYNVVGWVRGTRQPDTAIVLSAHYDHLGQHGCAIFRGANDNASGTAMLLSLAQAATAVGADLPYSTLFIAFGAEEVALVGSRHYVAHPRWPLGSTRMVLNMDLMGNGDRGVMTVAGKTYPQIYAPLSRLNDSLGLIHPLLARENRPNSDHYPFTQRGVPALFFYTQGGPPHYHDVYDRPEAYGLEAFWVFRRLILAWLAK; this is encoded by the coding sequence ATGACCCTACGCTACGCCCCTACATGTTTACCTGGCACCCGCCGGCGGGTACTGCACGGGCTGCTGCTGCTGGCCAGCGCCCTACCCTACTGCGGGGTGGCACAGGCGGGCAGCGGGCTGGGTGTAGCGCCCCTGGATGTTCGTGCAGCTGTGTACAAGGCAGCATACCAGCCCCAGCTGGTGGCACCGGTGCTAGACTCGCTGCGGGTGCTTCAGCAGGCCCGTGGGTGGATAGACACCCTGGCCAGTACGGCCATGGCCGGGCGGGGCTACCAGCACCAGGGGCACCGAATAGCCGCCCACTACCTGGTGCAGCAGTTTCGGCTGCTGGGGCTGCTGCCGCTAGGGCCAGATAGTAGCTACCTACAGGCCTTTCCGCTAGAGGTGAATGTGCTGGGCCCTGCCGAGCTAAAGCTGGGCCGGCGGGTGCTGACCTATGGCGAAGACTTTATCTCCAACGGCTACAGCGGGCCTGGCCAGGGGCGCGCCCGCCTGCTAGACCTGGGCACTGGCCACCCGGCCATGGTGCCTGCCCGGGCACTAGCCGGGCGGGTGTGGCTGATACGCCAGGGGTGGCCCGACACCGCCAGCAGCCCGGAGCCAGACCCCCAAAGCAAGGTGCTGGCCCTGGTGCGCAGCTATGGCCAGCTGCCCGCCGCCGTGCTGCTGGAGGAAAAAAAGCTGACCGCAGCCTATGGCCAGCAGCAGCTGCCCTTCCCGGCCTACCAGGTGGCTGCAGGCCGGCTGCATGGGCTAGGGCGGGCCTGGGTGGCCTATGGCCAGCAGGCCGAGCTGCGCACCGAAACGGCCTACAATGTGGTGGGCTGGGTGCGGGGTACCCGCCAGCCCGATACGGCAATTGTGCTCAGTGCGCACTACGACCACCTGGGGCAGCATGGCTGCGCCATCTTTCGCGGGGCCAATGACAACGCAAGTGGCACGGCCATGCTGCTCAGCCTGGCACAGGCCGCCACAGCCGTGGGGGCCGATCTACCCTACTCCACCCTCTTCATCGCCTTTGGGGCCGAGGAAGTGGCCCTGGTGGGCAGCCGCCACTACGTAGCCCATCCCCGGTGGCCGCTGGGCAGCACCCGCATGGTGCTAAACATGGACCTGATGGGCAATGGAGACCGGGGGGTAATGACCGTGGCGGGCAAAACCTACCCACAGATATATGCGCCACTGAGCCGGCTGAACGACTCACTGGGCCTGATACACCCCCTGCTGGCGCGCGAAAACCGCCCCAACAGCGACCATTACCCCTTTACCCAGCGGGGCGTGCCAGCCCTTTTCTTTTACACCCAGGGTGGCCCGCCCCACTACCACGACGTATACGACCGGCCCGAGGCCTATGGCCTGGAGGCTTTCTGGGTATTTCGCAGGCTCATTCTGGCCTGGCTGGCAAAATAA
- a CDS encoding DUF4783 domain-containing protein: MRKLIYLIAICLPFAAQPVQAQGTQEVFAQIERSIAGANASSLSAYFGSQVEVTINDQDNVYSKDQATFVIKEFFQDHPVRSFKILHTGSSNNTYYAVGEYYSTRGRYDTNVFIKKNGNSYLIEQIRFESEQ; this comes from the coding sequence ATGCGAAAACTGATCTACCTCATTGCCATCTGCCTCCCCTTTGCCGCACAGCCGGTGCAGGCACAGGGCACCCAGGAGGTGTTTGCCCAGATAGAGCGGAGCATAGCAGGTGCCAACGCCAGCAGCCTCTCAGCCTACTTCGGCAGCCAGGTAGAGGTTACGATAAACGACCAGGACAATGTGTATAGCAAGGATCAGGCAACCTTTGTCATCAAAGAGTTCTTTCAGGATCACCCCGTACGCAGCTTCAAGATCCTGCACACCGGCAGCAGCAACAATACCTATTATGCAGTAGGTGAGTACTATAGCACACGTGGGCGCTACGATACCAATGTGTTTATCAAAAAGAACGGAAACAGCTACCTCATCGAGCAGATACGCTTCGAGAGCGAGCAGTAA
- the nadC gene encoding carboxylating nicotinate-nucleotide diphosphorylase: MYNYLTDAALDALIDAALAEDLGPDHLDHTSYATLTASQIGEAHCLMKESGRVAGIRFAQRVYQKMDGVRVDVQKMDGEQVQPGDILFRAAGSVRSLLMGERLVLNVLQRMSGIATQTHRVVQALEGTGCRVLDTRKTTPLIRTLEKWAVVIGGGVNHRYGLFDMILIKDNHIDACGGIQPALAHARAYLLAKGLTLDVEIETRSLEEVQQVLDAGGADRILLDNMPLHTLRQAVARIGGRIPTEASGGITPENARSYAETGVDFISMGALTHSVKSLDISLKIRC; encoded by the coding sequence ATGTACAATTACCTGACCGATGCCGCCCTGGATGCGCTGATAGATGCTGCCCTGGCCGAAGACCTGGGGCCGGACCACCTGGACCACACCAGCTATGCTACCCTGACTGCCAGCCAGATAGGCGAAGCGCACTGCCTGATGAAAGAGAGTGGACGCGTAGCGGGCATCCGCTTTGCCCAGCGGGTGTACCAAAAAATGGACGGCGTTCGAGTGGACGTACAAAAAATGGACGGCGAGCAGGTACAGCCGGGCGATATACTCTTCCGGGCGGCGGGCAGCGTGCGTAGCCTGCTGATGGGCGAGCGCCTGGTGCTGAATGTGCTGCAGCGCATGAGCGGGATAGCTACCCAGACCCATCGGGTGGTGCAGGCCCTGGAGGGAACGGGCTGCCGGGTGCTAGATACCCGAAAAACCACCCCCCTCATCCGCACCCTGGAAAAATGGGCCGTGGTGATAGGCGGCGGTGTAAACCACCGCTATGGCCTGTTTGACATGATCCTGATAAAAGACAACCACATAGATGCCTGCGGAGGCATACAGCCCGCCCTGGCCCATGCCCGGGCCTATCTGCTAGCCAAGGGCCTAACACTGGATGTGGAGATAGAAACCCGCAGCCTGGAAGAAGTGCAGCAGGTGCTGGACGCGGGGGGGGCAGACCGCATCCTGCTAGACAATATGCCGCTGCACACCCTGCGGCAGGCCGTGGCACGCATTGGGGGGCGCATCCCCACAGAAGCCAGTGGGGGCATAACCCCCGAAAACGCCCGCAGTTATGCCGAAACGGGCGTAGACTTCATCAGCATGGGGGCACTCACGCATTCGGTAAAAAGCCTGGATATCAGCCTGAAAATTCGCTGCTAG
- the uvrA gene encoding excinuclease ABC subunit UvrA: MSNTLEILGARTHNLKNIDLSLPRNRLLVITGVSGSGKSSLAFDTLFAEGQRRYLETFSAYARQFMGSMERPDVDKIDGLSPVIAIDQKTTGKNPRSTVGTTTEVYDFLRLLYARVAEAYSYETGRKMEKLSDAEILKRIGEQFENQTTYLLAPLIKGRKGHYREEIDKVRKQGYLRARIDGTVVELVPDMKLDRYKIHDIEVVIDRIQVNEKSLGRLTKSVTDALNYGKGSMLVYVPDTEETTYYCRDLMDPETGLSYPEPEPNSFSFNSPYGACPTCSGLGQVLTLIRDALLPEPTKTLLKGAIPPMDDALEIPILDGLKKLAKVQPELGKTPVHKLADELVHYVLYGDPAFDYNRDREFFNETLFVKGRYMGLQSFLQIRYLNASSEQAKAEIEQYLQYDPCPTCQGARLRKESLWFKIDNHNIWEVASKDLQQLAEWLDGLEDRLSERQRLIATELLKEIRQRVSFLLEVGLEYLSLDRSTRSLSGGEAQRIRLATQIGSQLMGVLYILDEPSIGLHQADNARLIRSLHELRDLGNTVLVVEHDRDMMLASDYIVDIGPGAGVHGGRVISQGAPAHFLAQGGLTADYLSGRKTIRLPDNRRAPGSKYLRLLGASGHNLQQVDLEVPLGLFVCITGMSGSGKSSLINQTLYPILHEHSYRFRKNALPYTSVEGLEHIDKVIEIDQKPIGRTPRSNPATYTGLFTFIRQLFTELPESKIRGYKPGRFSFNIKGGRCETCKGAGLQVIEMNFLPDVHVLCPTCRGRRYNRETLEIRYKGKSIHDVLEMTVEDAMGFFESIPHLQTRIQALYDVGLGYVRLGQAATTLSGGEAQRMKIATELSKKQTGKTFYILDEPTTGLHFQDIAVLLDVLNRLVEKGNTVLVIEHNLDVVKVADWVVDLGPRGGRNGGRILAAGTPEAIADSPESLTGQYLKPELVAAKQAAPNP, translated from the coding sequence ATGAGCAACACGCTGGAGATACTGGGTGCCCGCACGCACAACCTGAAGAATATAGACCTAAGCCTGCCCCGAAACCGCCTGCTGGTCATCACCGGGGTGAGTGGCAGTGGCAAGAGCAGCCTGGCCTTTGACACCCTGTTTGCCGAAGGGCAGCGCCGCTACCTGGAAACCTTCAGCGCCTATGCCCGCCAGTTTATGGGCAGCATGGAGCGGCCAGATGTGGACAAGATAGACGGCCTGAGCCCGGTTATTGCCATCGACCAGAAAACCACCGGCAAAAACCCCCGCAGCACCGTAGGCACCACCACCGAGGTGTACGACTTCCTGCGCTTGCTCTATGCCCGCGTAGCCGAAGCCTACAGCTACGAAACTGGCCGAAAAATGGAAAAACTGAGCGATGCAGAAATCCTGAAACGCATAGGCGAACAGTTTGAAAACCAAACCACCTACCTGCTAGCACCGCTGATAAAGGGACGAAAGGGCCACTACCGCGAAGAAATAGACAAGGTGCGCAAACAGGGCTACCTGCGCGCCCGCATAGACGGAACTGTGGTGGAGCTGGTGCCAGACATGAAGCTGGACCGCTACAAGATACACGACATAGAAGTGGTGATAGACCGCATACAGGTGAATGAAAAAAGCCTGGGCCGGCTAACCAAGAGCGTAACCGATGCGCTGAACTATGGCAAGGGCAGCATGCTGGTATACGTGCCCGATACGGAAGAAACCACCTACTACTGCCGAGACCTGATGGACCCGGAAACCGGCCTGAGCTACCCCGAGCCGGAGCCGAACAGCTTCTCCTTCAACAGCCCCTACGGAGCCTGCCCCACCTGTAGCGGCCTGGGCCAAGTACTAACGCTGATAAGGGATGCCCTGCTGCCAGAGCCAACAAAGACCCTGCTGAAGGGAGCCATTCCGCCAATGGACGACGCGCTGGAGATACCCATCCTGGACGGGCTGAAGAAGCTGGCCAAAGTGCAGCCCGAATTGGGAAAAACGCCCGTGCACAAGCTGGCCGATGAGCTGGTGCACTACGTACTGTACGGCGATCCGGCCTTTGACTACAACCGCGACCGCGAGTTTTTCAACGAAACCCTGTTTGTAAAAGGGCGCTACATGGGGCTGCAAAGCTTCCTGCAAATCCGCTACCTGAACGCCAGCTCGGAGCAGGCCAAGGCCGAGATAGAACAATACCTGCAGTACGACCCCTGCCCCACCTGCCAGGGGGCACGCCTGCGCAAGGAGAGCCTGTGGTTCAAGATAGACAACCACAATATATGGGAAGTGGCGAGCAAAGACCTGCAGCAGCTGGCCGAATGGCTGGATGGACTGGAAGACCGCCTGAGCGAACGCCAGCGGCTGATAGCCACCGAGCTGCTAAAGGAGATCCGCCAGCGGGTAAGCTTCCTGCTGGAAGTGGGGCTGGAATACCTGAGCCTGGACCGCAGTACCCGCAGCCTGAGCGGCGGCGAGGCACAGCGCATCCGCCTGGCTACGCAGATAGGCTCGCAGCTAATGGGCGTGCTCTACATCCTGGATGAGCCCAGCATTGGCCTGCACCAGGCTGACAATGCCCGCCTGATACGCAGCCTGCACGAGCTGAGAGACCTGGGCAATACGGTGCTGGTGGTGGAGCACGACCGGGATATGATGCTGGCCAGCGACTATATTGTAGACATTGGCCCCGGTGCCGGGGTACATGGGGGCCGTGTCATTAGCCAGGGTGCCCCGGCCCACTTTCTGGCACAGGGGGGCCTTACGGCCGACTACCTCAGCGGACGAAAAACCATCCGCCTACCCGACAACCGCCGAGCGCCCGGCAGCAAATACCTGCGGCTGCTGGGGGCCAGCGGGCACAACCTGCAGCAGGTAGACCTGGAGGTACCCCTGGGACTTTTTGTGTGCATAACGGGCATGAGTGGCAGCGGCAAAAGCTCGCTCATCAACCAGACCCTGTACCCCATCCTGCACGAGCACAGCTACCGTTTCCGAAAAAATGCCCTGCCCTACACCTCTGTGGAGGGGCTGGAACACATAGACAAGGTAATCGAGATAGACCAGAAGCCCATTGGCCGCACACCGCGCAGCAACCCGGCCACCTACACGGGCCTATTCACCTTCATCCGCCAGCTATTTACCGAGCTGCCGGAGAGCAAAATACGCGGCTACAAACCCGGGCGCTTCAGCTTCAACATAAAAGGCGGACGCTGCGAAACCTGCAAGGGTGCGGGCCTGCAGGTTATCGAGATGAACTTCCTGCCGGATGTGCATGTGCTGTGCCCCACCTGCCGGGGCCGCCGCTACAACCGCGAGACGCTGGAGATACGCTACAAGGGGAAAAGCATACACGACGTGCTGGAGATGACCGTGGAAGACGCAATGGGCTTCTTCGAATCCATACCCCACCTACAGACCCGGATACAGGCCCTGTACGACGTGGGGCTGGGCTACGTCCGCCTGGGCCAGGCAGCCACCACCCTGAGCGGAGGCGAGGCGCAGCGGATGAAGATAGCCACGGAACTAAGCAAGAAACAGACGGGCAAAACCTTCTACATCCTGGATGAGCCCACTACCGGCCTGCACTTTCAGGATATAGCTGTGCTGCTGGATGTGCTGAACCGGCTGGTGGAGAAGGGCAATACGGTGCTGGTAATAGAGCATAACCTGGATGTGGTGAAGGTAGCCGACTGGGTGGTAGACCTGGGGCCACGCGGGGGCCGCAATGGGGGCCGCATACTGGCAGCAGGCACCCCCGAAGCCATAGCCGACAGCCCCGAGAGCCTGACCGGACAGTACCTGAAGCCCGAGCTGGTGGCGGCCAAACAGGCAGCACCAAACCCGTAG